The Aggregatilinea lenta genome includes a region encoding these proteins:
- a CDS encoding GNAT family N-acetyltransferase: MTHAVVKQFDKAAIRAFLAQDRPLTAYALGDLDDAFWPESTFYTAEADGEIRALVLVYEGLDPSVLTAFGDPDGVRAIFDACALPDEIYYLFLPDMESILAARYELPHMKREWRMVLDAHAFVPAPCPTLDRDLRRIGPTDAAALDALYQHAADPGEAMVAFSPWQIAHGCFFGVWDGDALIAAAGTHVWSGAESVAAIGNVFTMPEHRGHRLASACTTAVARAALDAGLQTVVLNVRTDNTPAIHVYEKLGFRLYRSFLEGPGLARGRTRLLID; the protein is encoded by the coding sequence ATGACACACGCCGTAGTGAAGCAGTTCGATAAAGCGGCGATCCGCGCCTTCCTCGCCCAGGACCGCCCTCTGACTGCATACGCGCTGGGTGATCTGGACGACGCCTTCTGGCCGGAGAGCACGTTCTACACGGCGGAAGCGGACGGCGAGATCCGCGCGTTGGTGCTGGTCTACGAGGGCCTGGACCCGTCCGTACTGACCGCCTTCGGCGATCCCGACGGTGTGCGCGCCATCTTCGACGCCTGCGCGCTGCCCGACGAGATCTACTACCTCTTCCTGCCCGACATGGAATCGATCCTGGCTGCGCGCTACGAGCTGCCACACATGAAGCGCGAGTGGCGCATGGTCTTGGACGCGCACGCCTTCGTGCCCGCGCCGTGCCCCACCCTAGACCGCGATCTGCGCCGCATCGGGCCGACCGACGCAGCAGCGCTCGACGCGCTCTACCAGCACGCCGCCGATCCGGGCGAAGCGATGGTGGCGTTCAGCCCGTGGCAGATCGCGCACGGGTGCTTCTTCGGCGTGTGGGACGGCGATGCCCTGATTGCGGCGGCGGGCACGCACGTCTGGTCCGGGGCGGAAAGCGTGGCGGCCATCGGCAACGTGTTCACCATGCCGGAACATCGCGGACACCGGCTGGCCTCCGCGTGCACGACCGCCGTCGCACGCGCCGCGCTGGACGCGGGTCTGCAAACGGTGGTGCTCAACGTACGGACCGACAACACGCCCGCCATTCACGTGTACGAAAAACTCGGCTTCCGGCTGTATCGCTCGTTTCTCGAAGGGCCGGGGCTGGCGCGGGGACGCACCCGACTGCTTATTGATTAG
- a CDS encoding carbohydrate kinase family protein: MRIVVSGSIAFDYLMRFPGRFRDHLIAEKLDQISISFLVETLNRQHGGNGANIAYSLALLGERPILMGTAGMDFDEYRVWLDEHGVDTSGVRIIPDVFTASFFANTDSENNQIGSFYTGAMAYSNGYKLAEAVTGKTDLMIISPNDPSAMSQLAEECAIGGVPFIFDPSQQVVWLDGDFLMHGIERCSILICNEYEWEMIAKKTGLVREDVVRQGKTLIVTHGSDGSHIYSGGDHFAVPVFPVTTIADPTGVGDAYRSGLMKGLACGFGWELCGQIGALAAAYVLEHIAPQSHSYTLPDFVARFRTVFDDQGALDSWLHYDTRRSEAVR; encoded by the coding sequence ATGCGAATTGTCGTGAGCGGCTCCATCGCCTTTGACTATCTGATGCGCTTTCCGGGCCGCTTCAGAGATCACCTCATTGCCGAAAAGCTCGACCAAATCAGCATCAGCTTCCTGGTGGAAACATTGAACCGGCAGCACGGCGGCAACGGCGCCAATATCGCTTACAGCCTGGCCCTGCTGGGCGAACGCCCGATCCTGATGGGCACAGCCGGGATGGATTTTGACGAATACCGAGTCTGGCTGGACGAGCATGGGGTGGACACCTCCGGCGTGCGCATCATTCCCGACGTGTTCACCGCGTCATTCTTCGCCAACACCGACAGCGAAAACAACCAGATCGGCTCGTTTTACACCGGCGCAATGGCCTACTCCAACGGCTACAAGCTGGCCGAAGCCGTCACGGGCAAGACGGACCTGATGATCATCTCGCCCAACGACCCGTCGGCGATGTCGCAATTGGCCGAGGAATGCGCGATCGGCGGCGTGCCGTTCATTTTCGACCCCAGCCAACAGGTCGTGTGGCTCGACGGCGATTTCCTGATGCACGGCATCGAACGCTGCTCGATCCTGATCTGCAATGAGTACGAGTGGGAAATGATCGCCAAGAAGACCGGACTGGTCCGTGAGGACGTGGTGCGGCAGGGTAAGACGCTCATCGTCACGCACGGCAGCGACGGCTCGCACATTTACAGCGGCGGCGATCACTTCGCGGTGCCCGTGTTCCCCGTCACAACCATTGCTGACCCCACCGGCGTCGGCGACGCCTACCGGTCGGGCTTGATGAAGGGCCTCGCGTGCGGCTTCGGCTGGGAGCTGTGCGGGCAGATCGGCGCACTGGCCGCCGCCTACGTGCTGGAGCACATCGCGCCGCAGAGCCATTCGTATACCCTACCCGATTTTGTCGCGCGGTTCCGCACGGTCTTCGACGACCAGGGCGCGCTGGATAGCTGGCTGCATTATGACACACGCCGTAGTGAAGCAGTTCGATAA
- a CDS encoding ATPase, T2SS/T4P/T4SS family has translation MRRPLHINHSPDDPPGGLLPLVPGRAEGPRFSLDALRERIEWQFHDETAHRPDILIELETEDERRTLLREVMDYVLAVEGIRLLPGDKAALLDAAHRSLFTFGPLDDLLADETVTEIEIDGPAQVHVRRGAGRLEPGAVAFDDRAHLDAVLARILAAGGGTRREDVPFLELGAVLGGRMARVTVAGPPVSYEPSVTIRLHPRAPFTLASLVERGTLNDRAADLLRAILAAEHGLLVVGDVATGKTALIGALAAALPDDARVVVVERAAEIALPPAIEWLTPAPGNPEAFGKLFKSALDDGAGWLLADEVRAEDSAAVWHILTQAEAQPPCVWAFRGDPSPDRLRSALTMLIRRDQPAVEQGWIHRALAERLPFVAGLRVIDGAPRLTSIGEWALDDNDGDRLELCPIMTWQDGALRALTPPARWLDLPGDFWT, from the coding sequence ATGCGCAGACCGCTGCACATCAACCATTCGCCTGACGATCCGCCCGGCGGACTGTTGCCGCTGGTACCGGGCCGGGCCGAGGGGCCGCGCTTCTCGCTCGACGCGCTGCGCGAGCGCATCGAGTGGCAGTTTCACGACGAGACGGCGCACCGCCCGGATATTTTGATCGAGCTGGAAACCGAGGACGAGCGCCGCACGCTGCTGCGCGAGGTGATGGATTACGTGTTGGCGGTGGAAGGCATCCGGCTGCTGCCCGGCGACAAGGCCGCGCTGCTGGACGCGGCGCACCGCAGCCTGTTCACCTTTGGCCCGCTGGACGATCTGCTGGCCGACGAAACGGTGACCGAGATCGAGATCGACGGTCCAGCGCAGGTGCACGTCCGGCGTGGGGCGGGACGGTTGGAACCGGGCGCGGTGGCGTTCGATGATCGCGCCCACCTGGACGCAGTGCTGGCGCGCATTCTGGCGGCGGGTGGCGGCACGCGCCGGGAGGACGTGCCGTTTTTGGAGTTGGGCGCGGTGTTGGGTGGACGTATGGCGCGCGTCACGGTGGCCGGGCCGCCGGTCAGCTACGAGCCGAGCGTGACGATCCGGCTGCATCCGCGTGCGCCGTTCACGCTGGCATCCCTGGTCGAACGAGGTACGCTAAATGACCGGGCGGCGGATCTGCTGCGTGCGATCCTGGCGGCGGAACACGGCCTGCTGGTGGTTGGCGACGTGGCCACAGGTAAGACGGCGCTGATCGGTGCGCTGGCGGCGGCACTGCCGGACGACGCGCGGGTCGTCGTGGTCGAGCGCGCGGCAGAGATCGCGCTGCCGCCCGCGATCGAGTGGCTGACGCCCGCGCCTGGCAATCCTGAGGCGTTCGGTAAGCTATTCAAGTCCGCGCTGGACGATGGGGCCGGCTGGCTGCTGGCGGACGAGGTGCGCGCGGAGGATTCGGCGGCGGTGTGGCATATTCTGACGCAGGCCGAAGCGCAGCCCCCCTGCGTCTGGGCCTTTCGCGGCGATCCGTCTCCCGACCGGCTGCGCAGCGCGCTGACCATGCTGATCCGGCGCGACCAACCCGCTGTCGAACAGGGTTGGATTCACCGGGCGCTGGCCGAGCGGCTGCCGTTCGTGGCCGGGCTGCGGGTCATCGACGGCGCGCCGCGCCTGACGTCGATCGGCGAGTGGGCGCTGGACGACAATGACGGCGACCGCCTGGAGCTGTGCCCGATCATGACGTGGCAGGACGGCGCGCTGCGCGCCCTGACGCCGCCCGCGCGGTGGTTGGATCTGCCCGGCGACTTTTGGACGTGA
- a CDS encoding M1 family metallopeptidase codes for MPRRFVLILAVMVMVVGLLPIRPAIPVSGAAEAPLASLAAIVFPGADTPTDFGVYLGHGLVLTNWHPWTAAGQGYLDSAPPSPAREVPEYDADGVADPGERALDMADCDGTLTPLDEAGADCTPLTRIEGASFAFPLAGTRAQAGPDAGALSGAAMIPVRELVYASQKYDIALFAVDAAAVEKLGVPAARLTMVSTGADFPVRIASLDAVDGLAAALRSGDPVLLPATDTPAMPGPWRVESLVAAEVTAPAGSPVFAAESGDLIGLAWRGDAGETWITPAAAWIHALYAANDQIGSQRLAGVLVDAVAAPVDAPPTIGDPLIPTLGNAGIDVLHVTLKLDLDPDAGTIAGVATLHIRAVYDQLASFNLDAYGLDIQDVQIGGASVPFVAKEHKLVIELPAPLAYGAEFDAAITYQAAPQPYHSAYIPYFDVGMLHRDGRLFTYNEPDAAHTWFPCNDHPRDRATYDFYLRTAMPDQAIANGTLLDTTDNGDGTRTYHWQMPYPMASYLAEVAVGEYTVVADKTPDGISVKHYVYPGQEATARTVFSYSDDALVMLRGFFGPYPFDAYGHIVVPHQGVAIETQTLTTLPDGVLDSTEEGVYVIMVHEMAHQWIGNAVPLASWSDMWLKEGLATYVEWLAQAQRYGNSAATAARSTSEQTLLTDRRTSSLIAPATGDLLGVASYDKGAWVFQMLRQEIGDEAFFNLLRATVTTFTDRPISTLDFWRLAEEVSGQNLDAFFTQWLLRGGIPNLTLYWSATDAGADVLLCANAATDYRFALPLRFGDGTRSMDAALDVAPGEQRVSLPFDFAPMTLAVDPDQLVLAQVQVQQIAALPDACAAVE; via the coding sequence ATGCCCAGGCGATTTGTGTTGATCCTCGCTGTCATGGTGATGGTCGTTGGCTTGTTGCCTATACGTCCGGCTATTCCGGTGTCCGGCGCGGCGGAAGCGCCGCTGGCGTCGCTGGCCGCGATCGTGTTCCCCGGCGCTGACACGCCGACCGATTTCGGCGTCTACCTGGGGCACGGGCTGGTGCTAACCAACTGGCATCCCTGGACCGCGGCGGGGCAGGGTTATCTGGACAGTGCGCCGCCCTCCCCGGCGCGCGAAGTGCCGGAGTACGACGCGGACGGCGTGGCCGATCCCGGCGAGCGCGCGCTGGACATGGCCGACTGCGACGGGACGCTCACCCCGCTAGACGAGGCGGGCGCGGACTGCACGCCGCTGACCCGCATCGAGGGGGCGTCTTTCGCGTTTCCGCTGGCCGGGACGCGCGCCCAGGCCGGACCGGACGCCGGGGCGCTGTCCGGTGCCGCCATGATCCCGGTGAGGGAATTGGTTTACGCCAGCCAGAAGTACGACATTGCGCTGTTCGCGGTGGATGCGGCGGCGGTCGAAAAACTGGGTGTGCCCGCCGCGCGGCTGACGATGGTCTCGACCGGGGCGGACTTCCCGGTGCGGATCGCGTCGCTGGATGCGGTGGACGGTCTCGCGGCGGCGCTGCGCAGCGGCGATCCGGTACTGCTGCCCGCGACGGATACGCCCGCCATGCCGGGGCCGTGGCGCGTCGAGTCGCTGGTCGCGGCAGAAGTGACGGCTCCGGCGGGCAGTCCGGTTTTCGCGGCGGAAAGCGGCGACCTGATCGGCCTGGCGTGGCGCGGCGACGCGGGCGAGACGTGGATCACCCCGGCGGCGGCGTGGATTCACGCGCTGTACGCTGCCAACGACCAGATCGGCAGCCAGCGGCTGGCCGGGGTGCTGGTCGACGCGGTGGCCGCGCCCGTGGACGCCCCGCCGACCATTGGCGATCCGCTGATTCCGACGCTGGGCAACGCGGGCATCGACGTGCTGCACGTCACGCTCAAGCTGGACCTGGACCCGGACGCGGGCACGATCGCGGGGGTGGCGACGCTGCACATCCGCGCGGTGTACGATCAACTGGCGAGCTTCAACCTGGACGCGTACGGGCTGGACATTCAGGACGTGCAGATCGGTGGGGCGAGCGTGCCGTTCGTGGCGAAGGAACACAAGCTGGTGATCGAGCTGCCCGCGCCGCTGGCCTACGGGGCCGAGTTCGACGCGGCGATCACGTATCAGGCCGCGCCGCAGCCATATCACAGCGCGTACATCCCCTATTTCGACGTGGGCATGCTGCACCGCGACGGGCGGCTGTTCACCTACAACGAACCGGACGCAGCGCATACGTGGTTCCCCTGCAACGATCACCCGCGCGACCGCGCGACGTACGATTTTTACCTGCGTACGGCGATGCCGGATCAGGCCATCGCCAACGGGACGCTGCTCGACACGACCGATAACGGCGACGGCACGCGCACTTATCACTGGCAGATGCCGTACCCGATGGCGAGCTATCTGGCCGAGGTCGCGGTGGGCGAGTATACGGTCGTGGCGGACAAAACGCCGGACGGCATCTCGGTGAAGCACTACGTTTATCCGGGGCAGGAAGCGACTGCGCGGACAGTGTTCAGCTATTCGGACGACGCGCTGGTGATGCTGCGCGGCTTCTTCGGCCCGTACCCGTTCGACGCGTACGGGCATATCGTCGTGCCGCACCAGGGCGTCGCCATCGAGACGCAGACGCTGACGACGCTGCCGGACGGCGTGCTGGACAGCACCGAAGAGGGCGTGTACGTGATCATGGTGCACGAGATGGCGCACCAGTGGATCGGGAACGCGGTCCCGCTGGCGAGCTGGTCGGATATGTGGCTGAAGGAGGGGTTGGCGACGTATGTCGAGTGGCTGGCGCAGGCGCAGCGCTACGGCAACAGCGCGGCGACGGCGGCTCGCTCGACATCCGAGCAGACGCTGCTGACCGACCGCCGCACGTCGTCGCTGATCGCGCCCGCAACGGGGGATCTGCTCGGCGTGGCGAGCTACGACAAAGGCGCGTGGGTGTTCCAGATGCTGCGCCAGGAGATCGGGGACGAGGCGTTCTTCAATCTGCTGCGCGCGACCGTGACCACCTTCACCGACCGCCCGATCTCCACACTGGACTTCTGGCGGTTGGCGGAGGAGGTCAGCGGGCAGAACCTGGATGCGTTCTTCACACAGTGGCTGCTGCGCGGCGGCATCCCGAACCTGACGCTGTACTGGTCTGCGACGGACGCGGGCGCGGACGTACTGCTGTGCGCCAACGCCGCGACGGACTACCGCTTCGCGCTGCCGCTGCGCTTTGGGGATGGGACGCGCTCGATGGACGCAGCGCTGGACGTCGCGCCCGGCGAGCAGCGCGTGAGCCTGCCGTTCGACTTTGCGCCGATGACGCTGGCCGTGGACCCGGATCAGTTGGTGCTGGCGCAGGTGCAGGTCCAGCAGATCGCCGCGCTGCCGGACGCGTGCGCCGCGGTGGAGTAG
- a CDS encoding glycosyl hydrolase family 18 protein, protein MNRLRAFLIAAIAGIALARSCVFRPATDYPGIAFNRDTNAVWLGVEWVNEPRAPGDVADLVEDLRRHRIRTVFVYTSYMRADGTFNTTYDHAAGFVHAVHALDHTLDVLAWIGLPLDVPRSSGTVDLGDGTTRQRVVALCTELIAEAGFDGVHLDPEPVPGGDDTVLALLEDVRQSLPPDAMLSIATRRIWPVFPDVPWPGVGAGFWRSDYYRQIAAHVDQIALMTYDSALPVAWMYRQWTRYQVITLSRALENSTVEILIGIPTSEEATRTHRPQAETMESGLRGTIDGLNDEAARPERIAGVAIYPYWETDVDEWRVYDRLWLGREE, encoded by the coding sequence ATGAACCGGCTGAGGGCATTCCTGATCGCGGCGATTGCCGGGATCGCATTGGCGCGGAGTTGTGTGTTCCGGCCCGCAACGGATTATCCTGGCATTGCCTTTAACCGCGACACAAATGCCGTCTGGCTCGGCGTGGAGTGGGTCAACGAGCCGCGCGCGCCGGGAGATGTGGCTGATCTCGTAGAGGATCTTCGACGACACCGCATACGAACGGTTTTTGTTTACACCAGCTATATGCGGGCGGACGGCACGTTTAATACTACGTACGATCACGCTGCCGGCTTCGTGCACGCAGTCCATGCCCTCGATCACACGCTGGACGTACTGGCGTGGATTGGGCTGCCGCTTGACGTACCTCGTAGTAGCGGCACGGTCGATCTGGGCGATGGGACGACGCGCCAGCGTGTAGTCGCGCTGTGTACCGAACTCATTGCAGAGGCCGGATTCGATGGCGTTCACCTGGACCCCGAGCCTGTTCCGGGCGGTGATGACACCGTGTTGGCCCTGTTGGAAGACGTGCGGCAGAGTTTACCGCCGGACGCGATGCTGTCCATCGCCACGCGGCGGATCTGGCCGGTGTTCCCGGACGTGCCGTGGCCGGGCGTCGGCGCGGGGTTCTGGCGCAGCGACTATTACCGGCAGATCGCGGCACACGTCGATCAGATCGCGTTGATGACCTACGATAGCGCGCTGCCGGTTGCCTGGATGTACCGCCAGTGGACGCGCTATCAGGTGATCACTTTGAGCCGGGCGCTTGAGAACAGCACGGTCGAGATTCTGATCGGTATCCCGACCTCGGAAGAGGCAACCCGCACGCATCGCCCTCAGGCGGAAACGATGGAATCCGGGCTGCGCGGCACGATCGATGGTCTGAATGACGAGGCCGCGCGCCCGGAACGGATCGCAGGCGTGGCAATTTACCCGTATTGGGAAACGGACGTCGACGAGTGGCGCGTATACGACCGGCTGTGGCTGGGAAGGGAGGAGTGA
- the mtnA gene encoding S-methyl-5-thioribose-1-phosphate isomerase, with amino-acid sequence MRAVAWIDDRLRMIDQRQIPFETETIDYEDYAEVARAITDMVVRGAPAIGVSAAYGMALAARQSAATDVPALLRDLATAAGVMKAARPTAVNLAWAVDHVMDVARSDRFTTPNAIRAAILDEAHRMAEDDVRTNKQIGQYGAALIKDGDTILHHCNTGFLATVDYGTALGIIRTAHEQGKHIHVLLDETRPRLQGARLSAWECEQLGIPYDIIPDTAAGFYMRRGEINVVMFGADRVAANGDVVNKIGSYQIAVLGHENGIPVYSAMPISTVDLTMPDGDEIPIEERDPAEVRAPYGCEIVPAHFHARNPAFDVTPAHYLNGLVTECGVVLPPFTENLRKTVESKK; translated from the coding sequence ATGCGAGCAGTGGCATGGATTGACGACCGTTTGCGCATGATCGACCAGCGCCAGATCCCGTTCGAGACGGAGACGATCGATTACGAGGACTATGCCGAGGTCGCCCGCGCGATCACGGATATGGTCGTGCGCGGCGCGCCCGCGATCGGCGTCTCGGCGGCTTACGGCATGGCGCTCGCTGCGCGCCAGAGCGCCGCGACGGACGTTCCCGCCCTGCTGCGGGATCTCGCCACGGCGGCGGGCGTGATGAAGGCCGCGCGGCCCACGGCGGTCAACCTCGCGTGGGCGGTCGATCACGTGATGGACGTCGCCCGCAGCGACCGCTTCACCACGCCGAACGCCATCCGTGCGGCGATCCTGGACGAAGCGCACCGCATGGCCGAAGACGACGTGCGCACCAACAAGCAAATCGGGCAATACGGCGCGGCGCTGATCAAGGACGGCGACACGATCCTGCACCACTGCAACACGGGCTTCCTCGCCACGGTCGATTACGGCACGGCGCTGGGCATCATCCGTACCGCGCACGAGCAGGGCAAGCATATCCACGTCCTGCTGGACGAAACTCGCCCGCGCTTGCAAGGGGCGCGCCTCAGTGCGTGGGAATGCGAGCAGCTCGGCATCCCCTACGACATCATTCCCGACACGGCGGCGGGCTTTTACATGCGGCGCGGCGAGATCAACGTGGTCATGTTCGGCGCGGATCGTGTCGCGGCCAACGGCGACGTGGTGAACAAGATCGGCTCCTACCAGATTGCGGTGCTCGGCCACGAAAACGGCATCCCGGTCTATTCCGCCATGCCGATCTCGACCGTCGATCTGACCATGCCCGACGGCGACGAGATCCCGATCGAGGAGCGCGACCCCGCCGAGGTCCGCGCGCCGTACGGCTGCGAGATCGTCCCGGCGCACTTCCACGCGCGCAACCCCGCCTTTGACGTCACGCCCGCCCACTACCTGAACGGCCTCGTGACGGAATGCGGCGTCGTGCTGCCGCCCTTCACCGAAAACCTGCGCAAAACCGTGGAGAGCAAAAAGTAG
- a CDS encoding HEAT repeat domain-containing protein gives MRLNTLIASLAHPTPSVRLDVVRVLGMVEETRALDALRAQLATEADPDIRAAIQWAGQRLYSAQQAGYSTIDALFEHFNINREIEHAPDEAEAELLRKMDSMFDKDLQRMKEQAAKRRAGTALAAGLGGMMAGGALTGMGMMSASLAAGADVAGSNLSVGGMGSVRRVPPTAPATTDIAIRVRRLREDTKASNRTLTATELAQINNPQALPALAAAYLLDPVPEVRQAAERFGKILYWSMFYWEMEQSGEIAAEMKRRREALGSRTQQAPNTPPPPSPATSEDAAEILRRAQENRAKRKKS, from the coding sequence ATGCGGCTCAACACGTTGATTGCCAGCCTCGCCCACCCAACTCCATCCGTCCGGCTGGACGTCGTGCGCGTGTTGGGCATGGTCGAAGAGACGCGCGCGCTCGACGCGCTGCGCGCTCAGCTTGCGACGGAAGCTGACCCCGACATTCGCGCGGCGATCCAGTGGGCCGGGCAGCGTCTTTACAGCGCCCAGCAGGCGGGTTATTCGACCATTGACGCGCTGTTCGAGCACTTCAACATCAACCGCGAGATCGAGCACGCGCCGGACGAGGCCGAAGCCGAGCTGCTGCGCAAGATGGATTCCATGTTCGACAAAGACCTTCAGCGCATGAAGGAACAGGCCGCCAAGCGCCGCGCCGGGACCGCACTCGCCGCCGGGCTGGGCGGCATGATGGCGGGCGGCGCGCTGACCGGCATGGGCATGATGTCCGCCTCACTCGCGGCGGGCGCGGACGTCGCCGGGTCGAACCTGAGCGTCGGGGGAATGGGCAGCGTACGGCGCGTCCCGCCGACGGCTCCCGCCACAACTGACATCGCCATACGCGTGCGGCGGCTGCGCGAAGATACGAAAGCGTCCAACCGCACCCTGACCGCCACGGAGCTGGCCCAGATCAACAATCCGCAGGCGCTGCCCGCCCTGGCTGCTGCGTACCTGCTCGACCCCGTGCCGGAGGTCCGGCAGGCCGCCGAGCGGTTCGGCAAGATCCTGTACTGGAGCATGTTCTACTGGGAAATGGAGCAAAGCGGCGAGATCGCGGCGGAGATGAAGCGACGCCGGGAGGCGCTCGGCAGCCGCACGCAGCAGGCACCGAACACACCACCGCCCCCCTCCCCGGCCACGTCCGAGGACGCCGCCGAGATCCTGCGGCGCGCGCAGGAAAACCGCGCCAAACGCAAAAAGTCGTGA
- a CDS encoding cytochrome ubiquinol oxidase subunit I, which produces MEALDLARWQFALTTIYHFFFVPLTLGLSILVAIMQTFWHNTDKPVYKRMARFWGKLFLINFALGVVTGIVLEFQFGMNWSEYSRFMGDIFGAPLAIEALLAFFLESTFLGVWIFGWDRLPRRIHTASIWAVAIGANISAFWILVANSFMQQPVGYTLNEAANRVEMTDFFALITNSNVLVQFPHVFTSGITTGAFFVLGISAWHLLRKRGDAEQLNFFKQSFGMAAVYGIIGIVLVIMVGHTQAQHMVETQPMKMAAAEGLFDSEDPAGLSLITVGDWEQRSEVFSIRIPGALSFLAYNKFDGEVKGIHDLQAEYEQEYGEGENYIPPVALTYWSFRAMVGAGFLMLGLAGLSLYFAARKQGNVAKWLLRVMPFAIGLPYIANTFGWIMTEVGRQPWIVFGLQRTEDAVSPNVTAGMVALTLVGFSVVYISLIVVDVYLLAKFAKQGPDSDDAEAVAEPATVTA; this is translated from the coding sequence ATGGAAGCGTTGGATCTGGCGAGGTGGCAGTTCGCGCTGACCACCATATATCATTTTTTCTTTGTGCCGCTGACGTTAGGTTTGTCCATTTTAGTCGCCATCATGCAGACCTTCTGGCACAACACCGACAAACCCGTCTACAAGCGTATGGCGCGGTTCTGGGGCAAATTGTTCCTGATCAACTTCGCGCTGGGCGTGGTGACCGGCATCGTGCTCGAATTCCAGTTCGGCATGAACTGGTCCGAATATTCGCGCTTCATGGGCGACATCTTCGGGGCGCCGCTGGCGATTGAGGCGCTGCTGGCCTTCTTCCTCGAATCGACCTTCCTGGGCGTGTGGATCTTCGGGTGGGACAGGCTGCCCCGGCGCATCCATACGGCGTCCATCTGGGCGGTTGCGATTGGTGCGAACATCTCCGCGTTCTGGATTCTGGTCGCCAATTCGTTTATGCAGCAGCCGGTGGGCTATACGCTGAACGAAGCCGCGAACCGCGTCGAAATGACCGACTTCTTCGCGCTCATCACCAACTCGAACGTGCTGGTCCAGTTTCCGCACGTCTTCACGTCGGGCATCACGACCGGGGCGTTTTTCGTGCTGGGCATCAGCGCATGGCATCTGCTGCGTAAGCGCGGCGACGCTGAACAGCTCAATTTCTTCAAGCAGTCATTTGGGATGGCGGCGGTCTACGGCATCATCGGCATCGTGCTGGTGATCATGGTCGGCCACACTCAGGCACAGCACATGGTCGAGACGCAGCCGATGAAAATGGCCGCGGCAGAGGGTTTGTTCGATAGCGAAGACCCGGCGGGCCTATCGCTGATCACAGTTGGCGACTGGGAGCAGCGCAGCGAGGTGTTCTCGATTCGGATTCCGGGGGCGCTCAGCTTTTTGGCCTATAACAAGTTCGACGGCGAAGTGAAGGGTATCCACGACCTTCAGGCCGAATATGAGCAGGAATACGGCGAGGGCGAAAACTACATCCCGCCCGTGGCGCTGACCTACTGGAGCTTCCGCGCGATGGTGGGGGCCGGCTTCCTAATGCTGGGGCTGGCTGGGCTGAGTCTGTACTTTGCCGCGCGCAAACAGGGGAATGTGGCGAAATGGCTGCTGCGTGTGATGCCGTTCGCCATTGGGCTGCCCTACATCGCCAACACGTTTGGCTGGATCATGACCGAAGTGGGCCGCCAGCCGTGGATCGTGTTTGGCTTGCAGCGCACCGAAGACGCCGTGTCGCCCAACGTGACGGCGGGTATGGTGGCGCTGACGCTGGTCGGGTTCAGCGTGGTCTACATTTCGCTGATCGTGGTGGACGTCTATCTACTGGCGAAGTTCGCCAAGCAAGGCCCGGATTCCGATGATGCGGAAGCTGTGGCCGAGCCAGCGACGGTTACGGCGTAG